A region of the Myxococcus stipitatus DSM 14675 genome:
GGGGACACGCCTCCGGGCAGCTGCTCCTGGGCGTCGTTGAAGTAGCCCACGCCGCTGTCCACGCGGCTCATGAACTCGAAGTACGGATGCAGTCGCCCGTTGCCGACCTTGATGCCGTTGCCGCCCGTGGGCGGGGGCGAGACGATGTCTTGGGCCTGAGCCACGCCACTGGACGCCGTCAGCGCCAGCCCGCAGAGCATCCCCCGGATTGTCCCTCGCAGCGTCATGGCTCGCAGTGGCTTCCCGGCGGGAGGGTGTACACGCTCCCACCACACCCCAGGACGACCCGGGGCGTCATAGCACGCGAGATTTCAGGGACCGAAGTTTTGTTCGACACGGGGACGCTACTCGACGGGGCTGGCGGGAGGCGGGCGGACGAGGACTTCGTCGGGCGGCGGCGGGCGAGTGGGGTCTCCGCCCGGCAGGTTCTCCGGCTCCTCCACCTCGACGAAGAGGTTCTCGTCGGTGCGGAAGGCCAGCTGGCCGATGCACTCCTCGGCCTCCGAGCGCAGCTGCGCCACCTTCTGCTGGGCGATCATCACCTTGGTGTATTCGTGCTCGCTGGTGGCGACCTCGCGCCGGGTGAGGGATTCCTGGAGCGACACGTCCGCCTGCTCGGAGATGCGCAGCAGGCCCTTGATCTGGGTGAGCTTCTCGTTGGCGCAGTTGAGCTTCACCACGTCCTTGGTGCGGCGGGCTTCCTCCACCTTGCCGAGCACCTGGCGGAGCACCTCGCGCATCGTCCCGAGCGCCTGGGTGCTGCGCTCCAGCTTCTGCGTGTCCGGTACTTCACTGGCCTTCTCGAGCGCGGCCGTGGCGGCGGGAGCACGGGGCGAAGGCGCCGGTCCCTGAGCGACGGCCACTCCAGTGGCAACGACGACGGCGACCATTCCGACAGTGCGCATACGCCTCAAGGCTCTCCCGGCCCTTCCCATTGGATCAAAGCGTAGAAGGCGGGGGAGGGGGTGTCAACGCGACGAACCCCCAGTTATTCAGTGGTTACCGGGGTGGCGGGCCTTGTGGACCCTGTCCCGCGGTGAAGCGGCCTACCCTGTCGGAGAGAAGACGAACGGGTAGGAGACGGTGGCGGCGTCGTCGGGCTTGAAGGGGAACACCCAGCCTCGGATGGCGGCGCGGATGCAGCTGGCCACGGCCTCGCTGCCCAGGGTGTTCTCGTCAATCTCGAAGTCGCCCACGCGGCCCGAGGGGAGGATGGAGAAGCGCACCACCACCTTGCCCTTGAGGTTGGGGTTTCGCTTGAGCTCCTTCTCGTAGCAGCTCTGGATGGCGCCCTTGCGCGCGCGGACGTAGCGGGCCAGTGCGTCGCGGTCCACGTCGGAGCTGTCCACCTCCGGGGCGGACTCCTGGACGCGGCCCTTCACTTCGACTTCCTTCTTGGTGCCCAGGTCGACCTTGCCGCCGCCCTGGGTGCCCAGCTCGCCGATGCCCGTCACGGTGCCGGTGCCACCGCCACGAGGCCCCGTGCCCTTGCCGACGGAGGCCTCGTTGGCGACGCCCACGCCGCCCGCGCCCTGGAGCGCCGCGGCGATGTCGCTGCCTCCGCTGGCGCCGCCCAGCACGTCCTGGAACGCACCGGAGCCCGCGCCGCGCGAGCCCAGCATCTTCAAGAGGCCCTTGTCGGAGACCTTCTTCACCATCTCCGCGTGGCGCTCGGCCGCGGCGACGGCGGGCTTCTCCGCCGAGGGCTTGTCCGCGCCTTCCTTCGGCTCTGGAGACGGCGAGTCTTCCTTGGGGGCCTCGGTGGGGCCCGGGGCGGCCGTCTTCGCGGGCTCGGGGGGGCGCTGGGGGATGATGGCGCGCACGAAGCGGTCATCGAGCTGGTCCAGCGCCAGCTCCTGCTCCTTGGGGGCCTCGGCGGCGAGGATGATGGCCGCGCCGGAGAAGTGGATGAGCAGCGAGGCCGCGAGGATGCCGAAGAAGACGCGGTCCATCGTCTTCCAGCGGCTGACGCGCACGTCGGAGGGGAGAATCGGACGCGCCTCCTCGGCGGGCGGCGTGACGAACTGGAAGAAGAGGGTGGCGTCGCCCAGCTCCACCTTGCCTCGGGCGCTCTCCTGGAGCGGGAGGACGTAGAGGTCCCCCCGGCGCGAGGCGAGTCCCTGGGCGCGCAGCGCGTCGAAGTCCACGTCGGAGGAGCCGAGGTTGACGCGGCCCTGCATGGACTCGTTGATGACGAGCTGGAACTGCTGGCCCTGGTTCTCGAACACGCCGAAGCGCGCGGGGCGGTCGTCGGAGGCGGGCAGGACGATGGTGTTGCGCGCGTCGTGCCCGATGGTGACGGTGTCACGCCGGACGTGGTGCTCCTCGACAATCTGGCCGTTCTGGATGAGGCCGACGCGGAGCAGCTTGGATGGCGAAGGGGCTGCCATGGACTAGAAGGGCTCCTGCTCGACGCTCTTCTCGACCTTGGGCACGAAGCTCTCCGTGCGGTTGAGGTCGTCGAAGCTCAGGTTCGAGCGGGGGAGGATGTAGAACGCCTGGGGCTTCTGGATGCGGCCCTCGACGGTGAGCGCGTCCAGGCGGATGACCTTGCCGTGGCGCGGCGCCTTCTTGGCCGCCGTGGCTTCGGTGCTGGACGTGGCCTGGCGGGTGCTCTGCGCGGAGGACCGGGCGGAGTCCTGCGCGAGCACGGGCGAAGCGGCGAGCAGCACGAAGAGGGCGAGAGGGGCGCGCATGGCGGTCCTAGTTCTTGTCGGTGGCCAGCTTACCCGAGCCTGGCTGTTCCGGGGCGCTCTCGGCGGTGGGGGCCGTCTGGGGCTTCGTCTCGGGTTGAGACGCCGCGCGGGGGGCCGGGGTTCCAGCGGCTTCCACGGGGGCTGGAGCAGGGGCCGGTGACGTGTGGGCGGGTGGGGCGACGTGGGCGGGCGTCTCGGGGGCGGGGGCCTGCTTCGCCTGTTCCTGTTTCGCCTTCTCCGCCTCGGCCGCCTTGCGCAGCTGGTCCTTGCGCTCGCGCTCGAGGCGCCGCTCCTCGCGCTCGATGCTCTTGCGCGCGTCCTTCGTGTACTGGGGGATGCGGTCGTCGCGTCCGCCCTGGGCTTGGTACTGCTCGAAGTAGGTGAGGGCGGTCTTGAAGCGGGTGATGGAGTCCAGCCCGGGGGGCTCGACGTCGAGGTACAGGATGGCGAGGTTGAAGAGCGGGTCCGGCTGTCCTGGGCGCAGCGTGAGCACCTTCTCGTATTCGGCCTTGGCGCGCTCGAAGTCTCCCTGGCCCCGGTAGGCATTGCCCAGGTTGAGGCGGGCGGCGGCGAAGTCCGGCGCGGCGCGCACGGCGGCCTCGAGCTCCGTCACCGCGGCGGGATAGTCCTGCGCCTCGTTGAGCATCGCGCCGAAGTTGTTGCGCGCCTCCGCGAAGTCCGGCTGGAGCTTCGCGGCCTCCTTGAACTCCTCCAGCGCCTGCGGCTTGACCTTGAGTCCCAGGTACACGAGCCCGAGCATGTTGCGCGTGGCGGCGTCGCCGGGCGCGATGTCTCGCGCGTTCTCCAGCACCATGCGCGCCAGCTCGTGCTTGCCTTCGCGGTAGTAGACCTGCGCGAGGACCTGCATCGCGCGGGTGTGCCGCTCGTCGACCTTGAGGGCTCGCTTCGCCTCGGAGGCCGCGGGCTCCAGCTTCTTCTGCTGGAGCAGGCTCACCGCGAGCGACGTGCGCAGCGGGACGGAGTCCGGCTTCGTCTCCAGCAGTCCGCGCAGCTCCGTCTCCATCGCCGCGGAGCGATTCGTGCGCCCGTACAGGCGCGTCAGGCAGTCCCACGCGGACGCCTGCTCTGGTGAGACGGTGAGGGCCTGGCGGTAGGAGCGCTCCGCGTCCTCGTTCCGGCCCATTCGTTCCTGGACGATGCCGAGGTTCGTCCACGCGTAGTCGAGCTTCGGGTCGTCCGTCACCAGCGCGCGCAGGGCCGACTCGGCCGCGGCGAGCTCTCCGGTGCGAGCGGTCGCGACCGCCTGTTCGAAGTCCTTCGCGGTGTCGCGAGGAGGAGGCTGGACCACGGCGGGTGTCGTGGCGGCCTTGTCCGTGGCGGAGTCCGCCGCGGGGCGTGTGTCCGGAGCCGAGGCACACGCGGACAGCAGCAGCCCCGACGACACGAGCAGCGCGGTGAGCCGAGGTGTCCTCACGGCTTGGACCCTCCGGTGATGCGGCTCTCGTCCGGCGACGCGGGACGGGGAGGCCCGCTCACGTGGCCGACGAGCCCTTCGGGATAGGCGCCCTCGGACGCGAGCGCCTGCTTGGGCTCCTTGAGCACCGGGTACTCCTTGGGGCGGAAGCGGTTGAGGGCCTCCAGCGTGCGCCGGGTCCACTCGTTCGACACGCGATTCTTGCGCGCCTCGCCCAGGGCGATGGCGTAGCTCTCCACCGCCGCGTCCTCCAGCTCGGCCGTGTTCTGCGCGAGCAGGTCCTGATACGTGACCACCGCGTCCTCGCCCAGCCGCTTCACGTCGGGGGGCACGGGCGTCTCGATGATGGTGTTGGCGAAGCGCTCCAGCGCGTAGCCGGAGCGGTAGGCCGCGGCGAGAGACCACTCGAGCTGCTTGTACGGATACACCCGCGCGTAGGCGTCCTTCACCGTCTTCACCGCCGCGCGCTTCACCGCGAAGCTGCGCACCAGGGCCTTGCCCCAGCCGCCAATCTTCAGCGCGTCGAACTTCTTCAGCTCCGCCTCCGCGAGCTGGAAGCGTCCGAAGGCCGCCGCGTTCGCCGCGAGCGGATGGGTGTCCGGCTTGAGCTTGCGCCGGTCGAACTCGCTGGCCGCCTGGGCATAGGCGCCCTGGGCCGCGCGCTCGTCGCCGAGCTTCTGGTGCGCGTCTCCCATGCGCCGGTGCGCATCCACCACCAGCTCCACCTGGCCGGGCTTGCGCGCGTACTTGCGCACGAACTCCTGGAGCGCACGCACCTCGCCGCGCGGGTCACCCTGTTTCTCCAGCAGGACGGCCGCGTGGTACTGGTTCTTCGGCGCGTCCTCGGCGGCGGGGTACAGGTCCGCGTAGCGCAGGAAGGCCGAGGCGGCCTCGGCGTAGCGCTGCTGGCCTTCCAGGAGGCGGGCCGTGTTGAAGAGGGCCGCCTCGCGGTCCTTCGACGCGGGGTAGTCCTTCACCAGCTTCTGGTAGCTGACGACGGCCTTGTCGAAGTCGTAGGACTTCTCCGCGTTCACCGCCACGCGGAACAGCGCGGCGTCGGCCAGGGGCGACTTGGGGTACTCGCGGTAGATGCGCTCGTAGAGCTTCAGCGCGGAGTCGAAGCGCCGGGTGTTCTCGTGCGCGACGGCGGCGTTGTTGAGCGCCTTGTCCGCGAACTCGTGGCGAGGCTCCTCGTCCACGAGCTGGATGTACTTGCGCGCCGCTTCGTCGTGCTTGCCCTCGGCCAGGAGCTGGTCGGCCAGCTTGAAGCGGCCCGCGAGCTTGAACTTCACCAACTGCTGGTGGAGCTCGCTGGACGGGTCGATGACCTGCGTGTTGCTGGCCAGCTTCGCGCTGACCTCCTCGACGCTGCGCCAGTCCTTGGCGATGAGGAAGGTCTCGACGGTGAGGTTGGTGGAGTAGCGCGCCACCTCGCTCTTGGGCCACATCTGGATGATGCGCTCGAAGCGCCGGCGCGCCTCGGGGAAGTCGTTGTGCGAGTAGTGCAGCTCCGCGGCCTTGTAGGCGATGCCCGCGGCCTTCTCGTCACGCGGGAGCAGCGCCACGTACTTGTCGGACGCCGCCACGAGCTTCTGCTCGGTGGGCGCGAGGGGCACGGGCTTCACCTCGGCGCCCTCGGGACGCTCGGTGGAGCGCAGGGGCTTGAGGTCGGGCGCGGTGCCGGCCTGGATGTCCTGCGCCAGCACCTGCTGCCACGAGAGCACCGCGCTGAGCGCCGAGTCGTCGCGGTGCTTGAGGCTGGCCCCCGTGTCGCGCACCAGCTCGTAGTTCTTCGCGGCGGCGGCGAACTGCGAGGAGAAGTAGAGACATTCCGCGTAGTAGAAGCGCATCTCGCCCGCGCTCTTGCTGCGGGGGAAGCGCTCCAGATACGTGCCGTAGGCGCGCGCGGCGTTGGCGAAGCCCGCGGCGGCCTGCTCGTGTTTGCCTTCCTTCTTGAACACCTGCGCTTGCTGATGGTGGAACGTCGCGCTGGTGGAGAGGCTCCGCTCGACGAGGATATCGGCCCGCGCGAGTGCGTCCGGGTCACCCTGGTTCTTCGCGTACCAGGTGGTCCCCGGCTGATAGAGGCTGGCGAGCCGCTCCGACTCCGTGAAGGACTCCGACATCTTCCGGTCCCGCTCGTAGGCCTGGGCGATGCGCTGCTGGATGTCGGGCGCGTCCGGGGCCAGCGGGTCCTTCTCCAGCGCGCGTTGATAGGCCGCGATGGCGATGGGGTGATGCGTCTGCTCGAAGAACAGGTGACCCAGGCGGCGGTAGATGTCCGCCTCGTACGGCCTGGGGCCGCGCTTCGCGAAGAGGGACTCGGCGCGAGACATCCCGCCCCACGACTCATCCGTCAGCGAGATGGCCACGTACTGCAGCGCCTCTTCGCGCAGGTCCCCGCCCGCTTCCGCTTCGCCCTTGGCCACGCGCTGGGCTTCGTAGAAGTCCACCAGCGTGAGGAAGGACTCCACCGCCTCGTCGAAGCGGTCCAGGCGGTAGTACGTCCAGCCGAGCTTGTAGAGGGCCTTGTCGTAGAGCGGGTGGAGCTTGTCCTGGGCGGCGGCCTCGAAGGCCTGCGCTGCGCGGGGAAGCGCCTGCGAGTCCTTGTAGTTGTCGAACCAGTACTCGCCGATGCGGACCCACGCCTCGGTGGCGAAGCGGCTGCGCGGATAGCGGGCGATGAGCTGCTGGTAGGTCTGGAAGCTCTCGTCGACCTGCTCCTGCTCTTCCAGGCAGTAGCCGAGCAGGTACCAGGCGCCGTCGTTGAGGCGGTAGTCGGGGTAGTCCTTCAGCAGCCGACGGTACAGCGTGATGGAGTCCGCGTAGTCCTTCTTCGGCTCGACGGGGAAGGCCGAGTCGGGGTTCTTGTCATGTGCCTCCAGCCGCTCGCGGTACTCCTTCATCGCGAGCTGGTGCTCGTCCTGGGAGCGCTCGTAGTAGAGCTCCGCGAGGCGGAACATGACGTCCGGCGTGTAGCGAGGCTCGTGGGGGTAGCGGCGCAGGAACTCCTCGAAGCGGACGATGGCCTCCATCCGCTCCTTGCGCTCCTGGGCCTCGAAGTCGCGGATGACCTTCTCGTACGAGGACGCGAGCGAGTCGCGCTTCTGCTCGTACTTGCGCTCCATCAAGCGCTGCACGTCGCCGCTGAACTCGCGCGACTCCGCCTCGTACGTGCGCAGGGCCTGGCTCACATCTTGGAACAGCACCTCTTCATCGGGCGTGCGGCCCAGGCCCGTGAGGTAGCCCGCGTCCGGCGGGGCCGCGGGGCTCTCCGCTCCAGGCGAAGCCGTCCCGGCGTCCGGCGCCTGCGCGGCGGCGGGGAGCGAGGCCATGGCGAGCAGCACCGCGAGGACATGCCGCATCACCGGCCATCCTCCGCGAGCACGCCCCGGAAGTCCGCGTCCAGCGCGCGCAGGGCATCGGCCTTCTGCGCGGACACCTTCTGGATGGCCGTCGTCTTGTCCTGCTTCTCGGTGAAGGCCACGTCCACCACGCCCACGTCCGCCTTGAGCACCAGGTCGTAGAACTGCCGGCGCACGCGGCGGAAGCTGTCGTAGGCGATGCGGCCCACCAGCTGCTTGGCGTTGCTGGACACCGCGGCGACCTCGGCCTCGTACTTGTCGAGGAGCTTCTGCTCGGCCAGCACCTTCTCGCGGATGCGGCGGCCTCGCTGGTCCACGCGGGCGAGCAACGCGCCCTGCGCCTCCGACACGCGCTTGCTCAGGGCCAGGCCCTGGTCCCGCGCCTGATGCGCACGCGTCAGCAGCGAGGAGGGCGACTGGCGCTGCTCCGCCTCGGAGAGCACCGCGTGCTCGGCGCGCAGCGCGGCGAGGTAGCGGCCCCGGATGGCCTGCTCCCCGGCGAGGCTCGCCGCGGCGCTGTTGCGCTCGTCCGCGAGCCGGCCGCGGGTCTTGTCGAGCTCCTGCTGGAGCTCCTGCAGCGTCTGGACCTCCGTCTGGAGCTGCACCAGGAACTCGCGCTCCTCCTCCGGCGGCGTCTGTCGCATCAGGCGCGTGTCATCCACCCACTTGCGCACCGCCGCGGCGATGGCGTGCAGGCCTCGAACCTCCGCGCCCAGGCGGAAGGCCTCGCGGTCCACCGCGTCCACGCGCGCCTGCATGCGCCGCAGCCGCTCCTCCAGCTCCTTCTGCGTGGTGGGGAGTGTGGCGAAGCGCGCGGCCAGGGTCTCTCGCTCGTGGCGCAAGGGCAGCAGCTTCTCCCGCTCCGTCGCGGTGAGCGAGGACTCCAACGCGTGACGCTCCAGCTCCACGAGCGCGGCCTCCGCGTTCGCGACGGCGGTCTCCACCGCGTCCGCGCGCATGAAGCCTTCTTGCAGCTCCGGGAAGGTCTCCAGCCTTCGCGTCTGGAGGGCCAGGAGGATGCGGGCGGCGAGCTCTCGCGCGTCGACCGTTCCCTTCTTCCCGGTGTCGATGTCGCCCACCATCTTCACCGCGTCACCGACGTCACGCTCGGTCGACGCGTACTTCAGCGCGAGCGGCGGCAGCAGCGTGCGCACGTCGGGAACCGTGTCCGTGCGCGCGAGGAGCCGGTCGAAGTACGCGACGGGGTCGCGGTTGGCGCCCAGCATCGCATCCACCTTCTCCCGCACGGGGCGGAAGGTGCTGATGAGCTCGTCGTACGCCGCGATGGCGTCGTTGTACTTCTGCAGCTTCTGGAGCAGGTGCCCCTGGAGGAGCCTGGCCTCGGGCGCGAGTCGCGAGTCCGGTGACACCATCAACAGGATGTCGACCGCGTTCTTGGCCTCCTGGTGGTTGCCCTTGCGCACCTGGGTCCACGCGATTTCGTAGAGCGACTCCGGGAAGGACTCACTCTCCCGAGGCACCTGGCCGTACTTGTCCAACGCCTCATCGAATCGGCCGGCCTCGTAGAGCAGGCGCCCCAGCGACATCAGCGAGAGCTCGTGAATGCGCGCCGGGTCCGTGTCCGCCATCGTCCGGACCGCGGGCTTGTCCGTCGTCGCGGGCGGGGCGTCCTGGCGCGGCACGGGGACGAGGAGCTGCTGGAACTGGAGGATGGCCAGGGGCAGCTCACCGGCCTGCATGGACAGCACGGCCATGTGGTAGCCGGCCTGGAGCTGATACGGGCCGCCGGGGACCTGGGCCAGGGGCGCGAAGGCGGCGCGCGCGCGGGCCATGCGCTCGGCGGGAGGCAGGTCCGTGCGGCGGAAGAGCCACTTCGCGTTCACGTACTGGATGTCTGGCGGAAGCTGGCCTCCGTAGAGGCTCCGTGCCTGGTCGAGCTGGGGCGCGATGCCGTCGAACAGGTTCAGCTTCCCGCAGATGGCCAGGTAGCGCGTGAGGGCGTCGCGGTGGCGCGCGGAAGGAGCGGGCAGGGCGAGCAGCTCGCGCAGGTAGATGCGCGCGCCCAGGTCGTTCTTCTGCTGGTACAGCGTGTCCGCGAGGAAGAAGAGCGCGTCCGGATAGCGCGGGTGGCCGTGGAACGCCGGGTCGCTCACCAGGTCGTAGAAGAGGACGGAGGCCGCGTTCCAGTCGCCCAGCAGATAATGAATCTCCGCATCCGAGTAGCGCCGCGCGCGGACCTGCGCCTCGTCGGGCTCCGGGCGCTGGCTGTACTGCGTCTCCACGAAGCGCAGGGCCTCCTCGGCGGTGCGGAGCTGCTGCTCCACCGACAAGAGGTTTCGCTCCAGCTCCTGCTGCGTCAGCGCGGGAGGAGGCTCCGCGGCGGAGGCGGAGGTGCCACCCGCGAGGCTGAGCACGAGGGCGAGGGCGCGAAGCGACACGTTCACCGGCCGCCCCTACCGCGCTTCAGTGGAGGACGAGGCCGGAGCCGCGGCCCCTGGCTCACCGTCGATGCGAGGCGCCGAGTCGCGCGACAGCTCGATGTCGTAGCGCACCGCCGGCCGGTCCTTGTGGTCCGTGGTGATGCCACCCTGCTCGAAGCCCACCACGCGCACGGTGGAGACCTTTCCTGGCTCCGCGTTGAAGGTGTAGCTGGATTGCACCTTGAACTTGTAGCCCTCCAGGTAGCTGAAGACTCCGAAGCCGTCACCCCGGTAGACCAACCGCACCGCGAGCTGGTGCTGGCCGGGGACGATGCGCCCGTTGAAGACCTCGAACTGCTCGCGCTTGCTCAGCTCGCCCTGCAGGTCCAGCTGCGTGAAGATGGGCGCGCCATCCAGCGCGTACGTCACCGACTCCAGGATGAAGGAGCCACCCATCTCGTTCTTGTGGACGATGAGCGCGCGAGCGCCCGTGGTGACGTCTCCGCCCAGCACCGTCTCCTGCAACAGCAGCAGGCGCGCCTTGGAGCGGTAGATCTTCTCCTTCAAGTCGACGACCTGCTCCTCCAGCGTCTTCACGCGGGAGTTGAAGGCCTCGTCGGCGGTGCTGTCACCCTCCGGAGCCGCGGACGCGCTCGACGAAGAGGTGGCGGTGGGAGGGGAGGGGCGCGGCTCCTGCGCGAGCGCCGCCCCACAGAGGGTGGCGCTCACGAGCGCGAGGAGGCGGAGGGTGGCGGCTTCGACACGCACTGTGCGACCTCAGGAGGCGGACGGCCTGACCCGTCGGCGGCGGTTGTAACACCGTTGACCGCGGGGCGTCTTGTCACCCGCGGTACGGGACGCCAAGAGGCGTCCGGCCGCTTGCTCTCAGCCGCCCTTCTTCAGCTCCGTGAGCACCAGCTTCGCCACCGCCTTGAGCGTGTCGAACACGCCCACGCCGGTCGGCGCCACGGCCTGGTACTCGGGGATGTTGCGCGGGTTGAGCGCCTTGCGCATCTCCTCCACCGTCACCGCGTTGGGCAGGTCGCGCTTGTTGTACTGGACGACGTACGGAATCTTGTTCAGGTCGTAGCCCTGCTCGGCCAGGTTCACACGGAGGTTCTCGATGGACTCCATGTTCGCCTCCATGCGCTCGATCTGGCTGTCGGCGACGAACACCACGCCGTCCACGCCCTTGAGGATGAGCTTGCGGCTGGCGTCGTAGAACACCTGGCCCGGCACCGTGTAGAGGTGGAAGCGCGTCTTGAAGCCGCGAATCTCACCGAGCGACAGCGGCAGGAAGTCGAAGAAGAGCGTGCGGTCCGTCTCGGTGGAGAGCGAGATGAGCTTGCCCTTCGTCTCGGCCGCCGTCTTGTTGTAGATGTACTGGAGGTTGGTCGTCTTCCCGCAGAGACCCGGTCCGTAATAGACAATCTTGCAGTTGATTTCGCGGGATGAGTAGTTGATGAAGGACATGGCTTCCCGGGTTACTCGCTGAAGAGGTTGTCGATATCGTCGT
Encoded here:
- a CDS encoding AgmX/PglI C-terminal domain-containing protein, which gives rise to MAAPSPSKLLRVGLIQNGQIVEEHHVRRDTVTIGHDARNTIVLPASDDRPARFGVFENQGQQFQLVINESMQGRVNLGSSDVDFDALRAQGLASRRGDLYVLPLQESARGKVELGDATLFFQFVTPPAEEARPILPSDVRVSRWKTMDRVFFGILAASLLIHFSGAAIILAAEAPKEQELALDQLDDRFVRAIIPQRPPEPAKTAAPGPTEAPKEDSPSPEPKEGADKPSAEKPAVAAAERHAEMVKKVSDKGLLKMLGSRGAGSGAFQDVLGGASGGSDIAAALQGAGGVGVANEASVGKGTGPRGGGTGTVTGIGELGTQGGGKVDLGTKKEVEVKGRVQESAPEVDSSDVDRDALARYVRARKGAIQSCYEKELKRNPNLKGKVVVRFSILPSGRVGDFEIDENTLGSEAVASCIRAAIRGWVFPFKPDDAATVSYPFVFSPTG
- a CDS encoding tetratricopeptide repeat protein, yielding MRTPRLTALLVSSGLLLSACASAPDTRPAADSATDKAATTPAVVQPPPRDTAKDFEQAVATARTGELAAAESALRALVTDDPKLDYAWTNLGIVQERMGRNEDAERSYRQALTVSPEQASAWDCLTRLYGRTNRSAAMETELRGLLETKPDSVPLRTSLAVSLLQQKKLEPAASEAKRALKVDERHTRAMQVLAQVYYREGKHELARMVLENARDIAPGDAATRNMLGLVYLGLKVKPQALEEFKEAAKLQPDFAEARNNFGAMLNEAQDYPAAVTELEAAVRAAPDFAAARLNLGNAYRGQGDFERAKAEYEKVLTLRPGQPDPLFNLAILYLDVEPPGLDSITRFKTALTYFEQYQAQGGRDDRIPQYTKDARKSIEREERRLERERKDQLRKAAEAEKAKQEQAKQAPAPETPAHVAPPAHTSPAPAPAPVEAAGTPAPRAASQPETKPQTAPTAESAPEQPGSGKLATDKN
- a CDS encoding tetratricopeptide repeat protein, giving the protein MRHVLAVLLAMASLPAAAQAPDAGTASPGAESPAAPPDAGYLTGLGRTPDEEVLFQDVSQALRTYEAESREFSGDVQRLMERKYEQKRDSLASSYEKVIRDFEAQERKERMEAIVRFEEFLRRYPHEPRYTPDVMFRLAELYYERSQDEHQLAMKEYRERLEAHDKNPDSAFPVEPKKDYADSITLYRRLLKDYPDYRLNDGAWYLLGYCLEEQEQVDESFQTYQQLIARYPRSRFATEAWVRIGEYWFDNYKDSQALPRAAQAFEAAAQDKLHPLYDKALYKLGWTYYRLDRFDEAVESFLTLVDFYEAQRVAKGEAEAGGDLREEALQYVAISLTDESWGGMSRAESLFAKRGPRPYEADIYRRLGHLFFEQTHHPIAIAAYQRALEKDPLAPDAPDIQQRIAQAYERDRKMSESFTESERLASLYQPGTTWYAKNQGDPDALARADILVERSLSTSATFHHQQAQVFKKEGKHEQAAAGFANAARAYGTYLERFPRSKSAGEMRFYYAECLYFSSQFAAAAKNYELVRDTGASLKHRDDSALSAVLSWQQVLAQDIQAGTAPDLKPLRSTERPEGAEVKPVPLAPTEQKLVAASDKYVALLPRDEKAAGIAYKAAELHYSHNDFPEARRRFERIIQMWPKSEVARYSTNLTVETFLIAKDWRSVEEVSAKLASNTQVIDPSSELHQQLVKFKLAGRFKLADQLLAEGKHDEAARKYIQLVDEEPRHEFADKALNNAAVAHENTRRFDSALKLYERIYREYPKSPLADAALFRVAVNAEKSYDFDKAVVSYQKLVKDYPASKDREAALFNTARLLEGQQRYAEAASAFLRYADLYPAAEDAPKNQYHAAVLLEKQGDPRGEVRALQEFVRKYARKPGQVELVVDAHRRMGDAHQKLGDERAAQGAYAQAASEFDRRKLKPDTHPLAANAAAFGRFQLAEAELKKFDALKIGGWGKALVRSFAVKRAAVKTVKDAYARVYPYKQLEWSLAAAYRSGYALERFANTIIETPVPPDVKRLGEDAVVTYQDLLAQNTAELEDAAVESYAIALGEARKNRVSNEWTRRTLEALNRFRPKEYPVLKEPKQALASEGAYPEGLVGHVSGPPRPASPDESRITGGSKP
- a CDS encoding tetratricopeptide repeat protein, producing MNVSLRALALVLSLAGGTSASAAEPPPALTQQELERNLLSVEQQLRTAEEALRFVETQYSQRPEPDEAQVRARRYSDAEIHYLLGDWNAASVLFYDLVSDPAFHGHPRYPDALFFLADTLYQQKNDLGARIYLRELLALPAPSARHRDALTRYLAICGKLNLFDGIAPQLDQARSLYGGQLPPDIQYVNAKWLFRRTDLPPAERMARARAAFAPLAQVPGGPYQLQAGYHMAVLSMQAGELPLAILQFQQLLVPVPRQDAPPATTDKPAVRTMADTDPARIHELSLMSLGRLLYEAGRFDEALDKYGQVPRESESFPESLYEIAWTQVRKGNHQEAKNAVDILLMVSPDSRLAPEARLLQGHLLQKLQKYNDAIAAYDELISTFRPVREKVDAMLGANRDPVAYFDRLLARTDTVPDVRTLLPPLALKYASTERDVGDAVKMVGDIDTGKKGTVDARELAARILLALQTRRLETFPELQEGFMRADAVETAVANAEAALVELERHALESSLTATEREKLLPLRHERETLAARFATLPTTQKELEERLRRMQARVDAVDREAFRLGAEVRGLHAIAAAVRKWVDDTRLMRQTPPEEEREFLVQLQTEVQTLQELQQELDKTRGRLADERNSAAASLAGEQAIRGRYLAALRAEHAVLSEAEQRQSPSSLLTRAHQARDQGLALSKRVSEAQGALLARVDQRGRRIREKVLAEQKLLDKYEAEVAAVSSNAKQLVGRIAYDSFRRVRRQFYDLVLKADVGVVDVAFTEKQDKTTAIQKVSAQKADALRALDADFRGVLAEDGR
- the mglA gene encoding gliding-motility regulator Ras-like GTPase MglA encodes the protein MSFINYSSREINCKIVYYGPGLCGKTTNLQYIYNKTAAETKGKLISLSTETDRTLFFDFLPLSLGEIRGFKTRFHLYTVPGQVFYDASRKLILKGVDGVVFVADSQIERMEANMESIENLRVNLAEQGYDLNKIPYVVQYNKRDLPNAVTVEEMRKALNPRNIPEYQAVAPTGVGVFDTLKAVAKLVLTELKKGG